From the genome of Thiohalobacter sp.:
ATGACCCGTGCCAACATGATGAGCCTGATCGAGAAATACGGCCTGTACGAGGACGAGCGCGAGCGCGAGACCACCGAGGAGATCCTCGAACGCATGCGCGACGACATCGAGGTGGAGCTGCTCAACGCCGAGGTCATCGACCCGCGCACCGGCCGGCCCATGCCCGCCACCATCGCCTTCACCGTGGCCTTCAATGGCGAGGATCCCGCAAAGGTGCAGAAGGTGGCCGGCGAACTGGCGAGCCTGTTCATGAACGAGAACCTCAAGGAGCGTTCCAGCAAGGCCAGCGAGACGCTCGCCTTCCTCTCCGACGAGGCCGACCGGCTGCGTAACCAGATCGCGGTGCTGGAACAGCAACTCGCCACCTTCAAGGAACAGAACGTCAACCGGTTGCCGGAGCTGGCGCAGCTCAACAGCCAGCTCATGGACCGCACCGAACGCCAGATCGAGGACATCGACAACCAGATCCGCACGCTCGAGGACCGGCGCTTCTATCTGAAGGGGCAGCTCGAACAGCTCGACCCCTATACCCCGGACGTGAACATCAGTCCCCAGGCCCGGCTCAAGGCCCTGCGCACCCAGTACCTGAGCCTGAACGCGCGCTATTCCCCGGACCACCCCGATGTCATCCGCCTCAAACGCGAGATCGAGGGCCTGGAGAAGGAAACCGGCGCCGGCCCGGACCGGGACGTCCTGCAGTCCGAACTGCGCGCGCTGCAGACCGAGCTCGCCGCCGCGCGGGAGAAATATTCGGCCGAGCACCCGGACGTGGTGCGGCTGGAGCGCAGCGTCGCCGCCCTCCAGGCCGAACTCGACAAGGCCCCGGCCACGCCAGGGCAGCAGATCGATGCCGACAACCCGGCCTATGTGTCGCTGGCCGCCCAGTTGCAGGCGACCGAGGCCGACATCGCCGCCCAGCGCGCGCGGCGCGCCGAGCTGGAGGCCAAGCTCCGGGAATACGAACAGCGCCTGACCGCCACTCCCGAGGTGGAGCGCCAGTACAGCGCCATGCGCCGCGAGCTGGAACAGGCCGTCGCCAAGTACCAGGAGATCAAGGCCAAGGAGATGCAGGCGCAGGTGGCCCAGCAGCTCGAATCGGAGAGCAAGGGTGAGCGCTTCACGCTCATCGATCCGCCGGCCCTGCCCGAGGAGCCGATCAAGCCCAACCGTCCGGCCATCATCTTCCTCAGCTTCGTGCTGGCGCTG
Proteins encoded in this window:
- a CDS encoding GumC family protein, giving the protein MEEQVKDLQDYLDAFRRRRGAILATFSAIFAIGLLVALLWPPTYRSAATILIEEQEVPAELVQSTVTSYATQRIETIKARVMTRANMMSLIEKYGLYEDERERETTEEILERMRDDIEVELLNAEVIDPRTGRPMPATIAFTVAFNGEDPAKVQKVAGELASLFMNENLKERSSKASETLAFLSDEADRLRNQIAVLEQQLATFKEQNVNRLPELAQLNSQLMDRTERQIEDIDNQIRTLEDRRFYLKGQLEQLDPYTPDVNISPQARLKALRTQYLSLNARYSPDHPDVIRLKREIEGLEKETGAGPDRDVLQSELRALQTELAAAREKYSAEHPDVVRLERSVAALQAELDKAPATPGQQIDADNPAYVSLAAQLQATEADIAAQRARRAELEAKLREYEQRLTATPEVERQYSAMRRELEQAVAKYQEIKAKEMQAQVAQQLESESKGERFTLIDPPALPEEPIKPNRPAIIFLSFVLALGAGLGLAAVGESLDRSIRGAKGVAATLAVAPLAVIPYLASDEEQRQKKRRKWRTLGAATAGVLVLALLVHFLFAPLDVLWFRALRKVSILTGLNLVG